From Triticum urartu cultivar G1812 chromosome 2, Tu2.1, whole genome shotgun sequence, a single genomic window includes:
- the LOC125535002 gene encoding peptidyl-prolyl cis-trans isomerase Pin1, which produces MAATGEETVRASHILIKHEGSRRKASWKDPEGRVISATTRADAAARLGELRAQILAGRGSFADLAAQHSDCSSARRGGDLGTFGRRQMQKPFEDATYALKVGEISDIIDTESGVHIILRTA; this is translated from the exons ATGGCGGCGACGGGGGAGGAGACGGTGCGGGCGTCGCACATCCTGATCAAGCACGAGGGGTCCCGGCGCAAGGCGTCGTGGAAGGACCCCGAGGGCCGGGTCATCTCCGCCACCACGCGCGCCGACGCCGCCGCGCGCCTCGGCGAGCTCCGCGCCCAGATCCTCGCCGGCCGCGGCTCCTTCGCTGACCTCGCCGCGCAGCACTCCGACTGCTCCTCCGCCCGCCGCGGCGGCGACCTAG GCACCTTtgggaggaggcagatgcagaaGCCCTTCGAGGACGCCACGTACGCTCTCAAGGTGGGGGAGATCAGCGACATCATCGACACCGAGAGCGGGGTTCACATCATCCTGCGTACCGCATAA
- the LOC125535003 gene encoding tRNA-dihydrouridine(47) synthase [NAD(P)(+)]-like — protein MADDRPEPCPVAADPSPPPPPTPEELVARGVAPVKPAFLRPAPVRDAPSEDGGRASGAVPLEKKSKRQFRRDRKQEQESVLRLCVAVAKSGNVDACKFGASCRFTHDIDAYLAQKPADLEGTCPFTVLGQPCPYGLTCRFSGTHKDNHAPSESHEINTLSKDVQKLLWKTKYKFPRASEQIKHLGLKEVIKIKASALAEDRSADRDNPDVSCELNGDEKTESSCNTAVNVEHDSSLCEEMDKLGGEPLDGDSVARAAKKSKIEVVEINKEGAGTHDTKLEPEDPNLVNGLEVPSNIPSSCRVDLVATPHLRERKIIDFREKLYLAPLTTVGNLPFRRLCKTLGADITCGEMAMCTNLMQGQASEWALLRRHSSEDLFGVQICGAFPDTVARTIELVDNECSFDFVDINMGCPIDLVVNKGAGSSLLSKPMRIKSIVQASSAVTKRPLTVKVRTAFFEGRNRADSLVSDIYDWGASAITIHGRSRQQRYSKNADWDYINQCAQKAPDDLHVIGNGDIFSFTDWNRHVSGSSKISTCMIARGALVKPWIFTEIKEQRDWDITSGERLNILKDFTGFGLEHWGSDTKGVETTRHFLLEWLSYTCRYIPVGLLDVVPQQLNWRPPSYCGRDDLETLMASDSAADWVRISELLLGKVPEGFTFAPKHKSNSYDRAENG, from the exons ATGGCCGACGACCGGCCGGAGCCCTGCCCCGTCGCCGCGGACCCGTCTCCCCCTCCGCCCCCCACGCCGGAGGAGCTGGTGGCCCGCGGCGTCGCCCCCGTCAAGCCCGCCTTCCTCCGCCCGGCCCCCGTCCGCGACGCCCCCAGCGAGGACGGCGGCAGGGCCAGCGGCGCCGTCCCCCTCGAGAAGAAGTCCAAGCGCCAGTTCAGGCGCGACCGCAAGCAG GAACAGGAGTCGGTATTGCGTCTTTGTGTGGCAGTTGCCAAAAGTGGAAATGTGGACGCTTGCAAATTTGGTGCTTCTTGCCGTTTCACCCATGACATAGATGCTTATTTGGCTCAG AAACCAGCTGACCTTGAAGGAACATGTCCATTCACTGTTCTGGGGCAGCCATGTCCGTATGGACTAACTTGCAGATTTTCTGGTACACACAAAGATAACCATGCACCTTCTGAAAGTCATGAGATAAACACTTTGAGTAAAGATGTTCAAAAGCTCTTATGGAAAACCAAATATAAATTTCCCAGGGCCAGTGAGCAGATCAAACATCTTGGTCTTAAG GAAGTCATCAAGATTAAAGCAAGTGCATTAGCTGAAGATCGGAGCGCTGATCGTGATAATCCAGATGTATCGTGTGAACTGAATGGTGACGAAAAAACTGAATCTTCTTGCAATACTGCTGTGAATGTGGAACATGATTCCAGTTTGTGTGAAGAAATGGATAAATTGGGGGGAGAACCTTTGGATGGTGACTCTGTTGCAAGGGCAGCAAAGAAGTCAAAGATTGAAGTTGTTGAAATTAACAAAGAAGGAGCTG GTACTCATGACACTAAGCTGGAGCCTGAAGATCCTAATTTAGTTAATGGATTGGAAGTGCCCTCAAATATCCCAAGCTCTTGCAGAGTTGACCTAGTCGCAACACCTCATTTACGTGAAAGGAAGATAATAGATTTTCGGGAGAAGCTGTACCTTGCTCCCTTGACCACTGTGGGAAATCTTCCTTTCCGGAGGCTGTGCAAAACATTGGGAGCTGACATTACTTGTGGAGAAATGGCTATGTGCACAAATCTTATGCAG GGGCAAGCTTCAGAGTGGGCTTTGCTGCGAAGACATTCATCAGAGGATTTGTTTGGGGTGCAAATCTGTGGAGCTTTTCCAGATACAGTGGCACGGACAATTGAACTTGTGGATAACGAGTGTTCGTTTGACTTCGTTGACATAAATATGGGCTGCCCAATCGATTTAGTTGTCAATAAGGGTGCTGGGTCCTCGTTGCTTAGCAAACCTATGAGGATTAAGAGTATTGTTCAAGCATCATCTGCCGTTACTAAAAGACCTCTAACTGTTAAG GTAAGAACAGCTTTCTTCGAAGGCAGGAACCGTGCTGATTCTTTAGTTTCAGACATttatgactggggtgcttcagcCATAACAATACATGGTCGATCGCGGCAACAACGCTACAGCAAAAATGCCGATTGGGACTATATTAACCAGTGTGCACAGAAGGCCCCTGATGACTTGCATGTCATTGGAAATGGTGATATATTCTCCTTTACTGACTGGAACAGGCATGTTTCTGGCAGCTCCAAAATTTCCACTTGCATGATTGCTCGAGGTGCGCTTGTCAAG CCTTGGATATTTACTGAGATAAAAGAACAAAGGGACTGGGATATCACATCTGGCGAGAGATTGAATATTCTGAAAGATTTTACTGGTTTCGGTCTCGAACACTGGGGCTCTGACACCAAAG GTGTGGAGACAACACGCCATTTCCTGCTAGAATGGCTGAGCTACACGTGCCGGTACATCCCGGTCGGGCTGCTGGACGTCGTCCCGCAGCAGCTGAATTGGAGGCCTCCAAGCTACTGCGGCCGCGACGACCTCGAGACCCTGATGGCCTCCGACTCAGCAGCCGACTGG GTGAGGATCTCGGAGCTGCTGCTCGGCAAAGTCCCGGAAGGGTTCACCTTCGCGCCCAAGCACAAGTCTAACTCGTACGACCGCGCTGAGAACGGCTAA